One genomic segment of Vagococcus intermedius includes these proteins:
- the mgtE gene encoding magnesium transporter encodes MDGQTTIEEQYDYLLAVLQADQLIEFRELFFNLHIYEQGQFYLSLNEEERQRVYTYLSPKEMADMFDVIEEDEEDVEEYLKEMKPSYVADMLAEMYTDNAVDTLNQLDKTTMAKYLSLMDTESASEIKELLHYEDETAGSIMTTEYVSIVANQTVRSAMYLLKNEATVAETIYYVFVVDRENILVGVISLRDLIVNDDDRMISDIMSERVMSVKVGDDQEDVAKMIRDYDFLAVPVTDYEGHLLGIVTVDDIIDVIDEEAASDYSGLAGVDVEESSENPFKAASKRLPWLITLLFLGMSTATLIGRYEELVSEASILAVFISLITGTAGNAGTQSLAVAVRRLAVQDDKDSGFFRLIISEVLTGLITGAVTGLAIFIVVGIWKQNFPLGFVIGIAMLFAITVANLAGSLIPMLMDKLGFDPAVASGPFITTLSDLTSVLIYFNIASLFMSYFI; translated from the coding sequence ATGGATGGTCAAACAACGATTGAGGAGCAATATGACTATTTATTAGCTGTTCTTCAGGCAGATCAGTTAATAGAGTTTAGAGAACTATTTTTTAATCTTCATATTTATGAGCAAGGGCAATTTTATTTATCTTTAAATGAAGAGGAGCGCCAACGCGTATACACTTATTTGTCACCTAAGGAAATGGCAGATATGTTCGATGTTATTGAAGAAGATGAAGAAGATGTGGAAGAATATTTAAAAGAGATGAAGCCAAGCTATGTGGCAGACATGTTAGCAGAAATGTACACAGATAATGCTGTGGATACTTTAAATCAATTAGATAAAACAACTATGGCTAAGTATCTGAGTTTGATGGATACCGAAAGTGCGAGTGAAATCAAGGAATTATTACACTATGAAGACGAAACGGCTGGTTCAATTATGACCACTGAATATGTCTCCATTGTTGCCAATCAAACGGTTCGTTCTGCTATGTATCTTTTAAAAAATGAAGCCACAGTAGCAGAGACGATTTATTATGTCTTTGTCGTGGATCGTGAAAATATTTTAGTAGGGGTTATTTCACTAAGAGATTTAATTGTGAATGATGATGATCGAATGATCTCAGATATTATGAGTGAGCGGGTAATGTCAGTTAAAGTCGGTGATGATCAAGAAGATGTGGCAAAAATGATTCGAGATTATGACTTTTTAGCAGTTCCGGTTACTGATTATGAGGGACATTTATTAGGGATCGTAACAGTTGATGATATTATTGATGTCATTGATGAAGAAGCAGCCAGTGATTATTCAGGTTTGGCAGGGGTAGACGTTGAAGAATCAAGTGAAAATCCTTTTAAAGCTGCGTCTAAACGCTTACCTTGGCTGATAACACTTCTATTTTTAGGCATGTCGACTGCGACTTTGATTGGTCGTTATGAGGAACTGGTAAGCGAGGCAAGTATTTTGGCAGTCTTCATTTCACTTATCACTGGGACAGCTGGAAATGCAGGAACGCAGTCCTTAGCGGTAGCGGTTAGAAGACTTGCTGTGCAAGATGATAAAGACAGTGGTTTTTTCCGTTTGATTATTAGTGAAGTACTGACCGGTTTAATTACCGGAGCAGTGACAGGTCTTGCGATTTTTATTGTGGTAGGTATTTGGAAACAGAATTTCCCATTAGGTTTTGTAATAGGAATCGCAATGCTTTTTGCTATTACAGTAGCCAATTTGGCAGGAAGTTTAATCCCAATGCTGATGGATAAGTTAGGTTTTGATCCAGCAGTTGCTAGTGGGCCCTTTATTACGACGCTCAGTGATTTAACGAGTGTCTTAATCTATTTTAATATTGCTAGTCTTTTTATGAGTTATTTCATTTAA
- a CDS encoding copper homeostasis protein CutC yields MLIKEFCAENFTHIPSAIKAGAKRIELCDNLTAGGTTVSPGVMSQTYDYCHEHEVTVMTIIRPRGGDFVYTDAELKIMHEDLAVAKTRGTDGIVIGCLTSEGQLDKEAMLEFLAAAEGLQITFHMAFDALNKEEQFKAIDWLAENGVHRILTHGGAAGTPIADNLAYLKELITYSAKRIIILPGGGISYENQEMVANNLEISEIHGTKIVDLT; encoded by the coding sequence ATGTTAATAAAAGAATTCTGTGCAGAAAATTTCACTCATATCCCTAGTGCCATCAAAGCTGGAGCTAAGAGAATTGAATTGTGTGATAATTTAACAGCGGGAGGAACAACTGTTAGCCCTGGTGTTATGAGCCAGACCTATGATTATTGCCATGAACATGAGGTGACCGTTATGACAATCATTCGCCCTCGTGGTGGTGACTTTGTTTATACTGATGCCGAGTTAAAAATCATGCATGAAGATCTAGCAGTTGCCAAAACAAGGGGAACTGATGGCATAGTAATTGGCTGTTTAACTTCTGAAGGTCAACTTGATAAAGAAGCGATGTTAGAATTTTTAGCTGCTGCTGAAGGTCTACAAATTACCTTCCATATGGCTTTTGACGCCTTAAATAAAGAAGAACAATTTAAAGCAATTGATTGGTTAGCCGAAAATGGCGTCCATCGCATTTTAACTCACGGAGGGGCTGCTGGGACACCCATCGCTGATAATTTGGCTTATTTAAAAGAATTGATTACTTATAGTGCCAAACGAATTATTATCTTACCAGGTGGGGGAATTTCTTATGAAAATCAAGAAATGGTCGCCAATAATTTAGAGATTAGCGAAATCCATGGTACTAAAATTGTTGACTTAACATAA
- a CDS encoding methyltransferase domain-containing protein: protein MLKKIDQGRAYLEKHGELFACPKCSSKMSIKENTMSFVCQNHHQYDLSKKGTLHFLSHHIKTDYDKEMLVHRQEMIKSGLYQPLVKKIADLMRQIPITSMVDMGCGEGSFLQALADEKVPGTKIGFDISKDGVFLATNQPVEAFWCIADMTNLPFASQSMSHLLNIFSPSHYSEFTRVLQKEGLLIKVVPEENYLKELREVFYVDNESKQVYSNEKVVNKFSQEMTLLSQERLTYQVPVSEENQEHLLRMSPLHWGASKQAFAQAKAQGITEITIDVLVLVGKSKM from the coding sequence TTGTTAAAAAAAATTGATCAAGGACGAGCTTACCTAGAAAAACATGGCGAGTTATTTGCCTGTCCTAAATGCTCAAGTAAGATGTCAATAAAGGAAAATACGATGAGTTTTGTTTGTCAAAATCACCATCAGTACGACTTATCTAAAAAAGGAACGCTTCATTTTTTATCTCACCATATCAAAACAGATTATGATAAAGAAATGTTAGTCCATCGTCAAGAGATGATTAAAAGTGGCTTATATCAACCACTTGTAAAAAAAATTGCTGATTTAATGAGACAAATACCAATAACAAGTATGGTTGATATGGGATGTGGCGAAGGCAGTTTTTTGCAAGCCTTAGCAGATGAGAAAGTTCCTGGGACCAAAATAGGCTTTGATATTTCAAAGGATGGGGTATTTTTAGCGACTAATCAACCAGTAGAGGCTTTTTGGTGTATTGCAGACATGACGAATTTACCTTTTGCTAGTCAGAGTATGAGTCATTTGTTAAATATTTTTTCTCCAAGTCATTATAGTGAATTTACGCGTGTCCTACAAAAAGAGGGCTTGTTAATTAAAGTAGTACCTGAAGAGAATTACTTAAAAGAGTTAAGAGAAGTCTTTTATGTAGATAATGAAAGTAAACAAGTGTACAGTAATGAAAAAGTTGTTAATAAATTTTCACAAGAAATGACACTCCTTTCACAAGAACGTTTGACTTATCAAGTCCCTGTAAGCGAAGAAAATCAAGAACACCTTTTAAGAATGTCACCATTACATTGGGGAGCGTCAAAACAGGCTTTCGCTCAGGCTAAAGCACAAGGGATTACTGAAATAACAATCGATGTTTTGGTCTTAGTTGGAAAAAGTAAAATGTAA
- the trmL gene encoding tRNA (uridine(34)/cytosine(34)/5-carboxymethylaminomethyluridine(34)-2'-O)-methyltransferase TrmL: MTNHIVLFEPQIPANTGNIARTCAATNTPLHLIEPLGFSTDDKQLKRAGLDYWNDVDLTYYKNLADFLEKNPTISLHLVTKFGHDVYSDVDYNDGKDHYFMFGKETTGLPEEFMRDNEELCVRIPMNDEHVRSLNLSNTAALVIYEALRQQSFPNLELTHHYENDKLD, encoded by the coding sequence ATGACAAATCATATTGTCTTATTTGAACCACAAATACCTGCCAATACAGGGAATATTGCGAGAACATGTGCCGCAACTAATACGCCCTTGCATCTAATTGAACCTTTAGGTTTTTCAACGGATGATAAACAGTTAAAACGTGCCGGACTAGATTATTGGAACGATGTAGACCTTACGTACTATAAAAATTTAGCTGATTTTTTAGAAAAAAATCCGACTATTTCACTACATTTAGTCACAAAATTTGGTCATGATGTGTATAGTGACGTAGATTATAATGATGGAAAAGATCACTATTTTATGTTTGGAAAAGAAACAACAGGTTTGCCAGAAGAATTTATGCGGGACAATGAAGAGTTATGTGTTCGAATACCGATGAACGATGAACATGTCCGTTCGCTTAATTTATCTAATACAGCTGCCTTAGTCATTTATGAGGCCTTACGTCAACAAAGTTTTCCAAATTTAGAACTAACTCATCATTACGAAAACGATAAATTGGATTAA
- a CDS encoding Vat family streptogramin A O-acetyltransferase translates to MLIPDKNAKYPNPLIPQLIFIKNDLTRDSISVGDYTYFDAGNSEISFEECVTHHYDFIGDNLIIGKFCAIASGIEFIMNGCNHRLASVTTYPFNIMGGQWADHAPKLTDLPYKGDTIIGNDVWFGQNVTVLPGVTIGNGSIIAANSVVTKDIPPYTVVGGNPARQIKKRFSDEVIQALEALAWWDWPIDTITKHLDVLTDSNLDLKKLTQLKNEVSHG, encoded by the coding sequence ATGCTAATTCCAGACAAAAATGCCAAATATCCTAATCCTCTCATTCCACAACTTATCTTTATCAAAAATGATTTAACAAGAGACTCCATAAGTGTTGGTGACTACACCTATTTTGATGCCGGCAACTCAGAAATAAGCTTTGAAGAGTGCGTCACCCATCACTATGATTTTATTGGTGATAACTTAATTATTGGAAAATTTTGTGCCATTGCTAGCGGTATTGAGTTCATCATGAATGGCTGTAACCATCGTCTAGCTTCTGTCACAACTTATCCTTTTAATATCATGGGTGGGCAGTGGGCAGACCATGCTCCAAAATTAACTGACTTACCCTATAAAGGCGATACTATCATTGGAAACGATGTTTGGTTTGGGCAAAATGTCACTGTTTTACCAGGCGTTACGATTGGTAATGGTAGTATTATTGCAGCAAACTCAGTTGTAACAAAAGATATTCCACCTTATACAGTTGTCGGTGGAAACCCTGCAAGACAAATAAAGAAACGCTTTTCAGATGAGGTTATTCAAGCCCTTGAAGCCTTAGCTTGGTGGGACTGGCCAATCGACACGATAACTAAGCATCTCGATGTACTAACAGATAGCAACCTCGATCTAAAAAAATTAACACAACTAAAAAACGAGGTTAGCCATGGCTAA
- the recD2 gene encoding SF1B family DNA helicase RecD2, producing the protein MGDVLADELDPTEGMFITGKVAAIFFQNPTNFYKVVLVKVVSTNTSYKEKEIVVTGSFGDLQEEEVYRFQGDFVDHPRYGQQFQVESYQQDKPTSETGLIAYLSSDKFPGIGKKTAENMVEMLGEGIIDEVMADPTRLNSVPGITSAKRDMIVETLRQNYGMEQIVIGLNRYGFGSQLAMAIFQTYKEETLNIIEENPYQLTEDIEGIGFKKADVIAEQLGYAADSPKRLAAAIRHVLLDSCFDTGNTYIEAEELLKKAIRTLESSRSFRISPDLVANEIIALVEANKIQQEGTRLYENTLYFSEWGVGTSIQRLLSRKKTIKYDEEDIDKTIRLIEKKLAISYGDSQIEAMKEAIRSPLFILTGGPGTGKTTVINGIVTLFAELNGLSLDIDDYQNAIFPILLAAPTGRAAKRMNETTGLPASTIHRMLGLTGRESNASLSSKELEGGLLIVDEMSMVDTWLANTLLKAVPTNMQIILVGDKDQLPSVGPGQVLHDLLGISELPSRELVEIYRQEDQSSIISLAHTIKKGQLPDDFTQNHRDRSFFQANAYQIEEIIRQIVTKAQKKGFTPQDIQVLAPMYRGVAGIDNLNKMMQEIFNPNSDGQRKEVVWNDKIYRIGDKVLHLVNSPEANVFNGDMGKVVGITLAKDSEDKVDELILEFDANEVVYKRNEWNKITLSYCCSIHKSQGSEFKMVILPMVHQYQRMLQRNLLYTGLTRSKDLLILLGEVKAFSECVANEGANRQTSLKERIISADQMSLTLRTRLENYETNLMIEEDSEIGELSSSEKKAEVGIKKVNSQKKETAKQEPVSSPKVEELSLFSNDFNEEDKRTKIVNLEPLASQESEESIEPNQLTLTKVREQLIDPMIGMTDITPYDFMAN; encoded by the coding sequence ATGGGAGACGTACTTGCAGATGAATTAGATCCAACTGAAGGCATGTTTATCACAGGGAAAGTAGCCGCTATCTTTTTTCAAAACCCTACTAATTTTTATAAAGTAGTCTTGGTTAAAGTAGTCTCTACTAATACTTCTTATAAAGAAAAAGAAATTGTTGTGACAGGGAGCTTTGGAGATCTACAAGAGGAAGAAGTCTATCGTTTTCAAGGTGATTTTGTTGACCATCCAAGGTATGGTCAACAGTTTCAAGTCGAGTCATATCAGCAAGATAAACCGACGTCTGAAACGGGACTAATTGCTTATCTATCCAGTGATAAATTTCCAGGTATTGGGAAGAAAACTGCTGAAAATATGGTTGAAATGTTAGGTGAAGGGATTATTGATGAAGTTATGGCGGACCCAACACGTCTTAATAGTGTTCCAGGCATCACTTCAGCCAAACGAGATATGATCGTTGAGACGCTTCGTCAAAATTATGGAATGGAACAAATTGTCATTGGGCTAAACCGTTACGGTTTTGGCAGTCAGTTAGCCATGGCTATATTTCAAACCTATAAGGAAGAAACCTTAAACATTATTGAAGAAAATCCTTATCAATTAACAGAAGATATTGAAGGAATTGGGTTTAAAAAAGCAGATGTTATAGCGGAGCAACTTGGTTACGCAGCTGATTCGCCTAAACGATTAGCAGCTGCCATTAGACATGTCTTATTAGATAGTTGTTTTGATACAGGTAACACCTATATTGAAGCCGAAGAGTTACTAAAAAAGGCTATCAGAACTTTAGAAAGTAGTCGCTCATTTAGAATCAGTCCAGACTTAGTGGCCAATGAAATCATTGCCTTAGTAGAAGCGAATAAAATACAACAAGAAGGGACACGCCTTTATGAAAATACACTGTATTTTTCTGAATGGGGGGTTGGTACGTCCATTCAACGCTTACTATCACGAAAGAAAACAATAAAATATGATGAAGAAGATATCGATAAAACCATCCGATTAATTGAGAAAAAGTTAGCTATTAGTTATGGAGATTCTCAGATTGAAGCAATGAAAGAAGCTATTCGCTCACCGTTATTTATTTTAACTGGCGGACCAGGTACAGGGAAAACAACTGTCATTAATGGCATTGTGACACTTTTTGCAGAATTAAATGGTCTCTCATTAGATATTGACGATTATCAAAACGCCATTTTTCCAATTTTGTTGGCAGCACCAACAGGTAGGGCAGCCAAACGGATGAATGAAACGACAGGTCTGCCGGCAAGTACCATTCATCGTATGTTGGGGTTAACTGGTCGTGAGAGTAACGCAAGTTTAAGTAGCAAAGAATTAGAAGGTGGGTTATTAATTGTTGATGAAATGTCGATGGTTGATACGTGGTTAGCTAATACCTTGTTAAAAGCAGTGCCAACAAATATGCAGATTATCTTAGTAGGGGATAAAGATCAATTGCCTTCTGTCGGGCCAGGTCAAGTCCTTCATGATTTACTAGGAATTAGTGAATTACCGAGTCGAGAGCTTGTCGAAATTTATCGTCAAGAAGATCAGTCTAGCATTATTTCTTTAGCACATACTATCAAAAAAGGACAGCTACCTGATGATTTTACTCAAAACCATCGTGATCGCTCCTTTTTCCAAGCAAATGCTTATCAAATTGAAGAGATTATTAGACAAATAGTAACTAAAGCCCAAAAAAAAGGATTTACACCACAAGATATTCAAGTTCTGGCACCAATGTATCGTGGGGTTGCTGGGATAGATAACCTGAATAAGATGATGCAAGAAATATTTAACCCTAATTCAGATGGTCAACGAAAAGAAGTTGTCTGGAATGATAAAATCTATCGAATTGGGGATAAGGTGTTACATTTAGTTAACAGTCCAGAAGCAAATGTGTTCAATGGGGATATGGGAAAAGTTGTTGGCATCACCCTAGCCAAAGACTCAGAGGATAAGGTGGATGAACTGATTCTTGAGTTTGACGCTAATGAAGTGGTTTATAAGCGGAATGAATGGAATAAAATTACTCTGTCATATTGTTGTTCGATTCATAAATCTCAAGGTAGTGAGTTTAAAATGGTTATACTTCCAATGGTTCATCAATATCAACGTATGCTACAAAGAAATCTACTATATACAGGCTTGACGCGTAGTAAAGATTTGTTGATTTTATTAGGAGAAGTAAAAGCATTTAGCGAATGTGTCGCCAATGAAGGGGCGAATCGTCAAACAAGTCTTAAAGAACGAATTATCTCAGCTGACCAAATGTCTCTCACCTTACGAACACGATTAGAAAACTATGAAACGAATTTAATGATAGAAGAGGACAGTGAGATCGGTGAGCTGTCCAGTTCTGAGAAAAAAGCTGAGGTTGGGATAAAAAAAGTTAACTCTCAAAAAAAAGAGACAGCTAAACAAGAGCCGGTCTCCTCACCTAAAGTGGAGGAACTGTCATTATTTAGTAATGATTTTAATGAAGAGGATAAGCGGACAAAGATCGTCAACTTAGAACCTTTAGCAAGTCAAGAATCAGAAGAGTCTATTGAACCCAATCAATTAACGCTAACAAAAGTCAGGGAACAGTTGATTGACCCAATGATAGGAATGACAGATATTACGCCATATGATTTTATGGCTAATTAA
- a CDS encoding GlsB/YeaQ/YmgE family stress response membrane protein, with amino-acid sequence MHLLAMMIVGLLIGAAASAITSKSIPVSGWLGNILAGLIGSWLGQSLFGTWGPRLAGISLLPSLVGAIILVLVVSLVMSNMAKRN; translated from the coding sequence ATGCATTTATTGGCTATGATGATAGTAGGATTACTTATTGGAGCAGCAGCGAGTGCAATAACTTCTAAGAGTATCCCTGTTTCTGGTTGGTTAGGTAATATTCTAGCTGGATTGATTGGTTCTTGGTTAGGCCAATCTTTATTTGGAACATGGGGGCCGAGGTTAGCTGGTATTTCCCTGTTACCATCTCTAGTGGGCGCTATTATTTTAGTTTTAGTGGTGTCACTTGTTATGAGTAATATGGCTAAACGAAATTAA
- a CDS encoding diacylglycerol/lipid kinase family protein produces MIDLHLHLILNKKAGSGNGLKISKKITTRLKQLNIIYHTYTTDYQGHAMAITKKLLTDTLLPWKNESSDKTTPFPLLVVVGGDGTLHEVINALANNFDIPLGYIPAGSGNDFARGVNLSQEPLTALNHLLTCEKPQRFNLLHYHNHLTNQERWVNNNVGIGIDAAIVSQANHSRLKKLLNMCHLGSMSYLLAASSVIFKQKGFPLTVEFDGKKIDYPNALLCTTTNHPYFGGGLALDPLANPQEANMSLIVVDYQPPYRLIGLAVKLLRQTHFTSPNVHHYRMTELKLSSSTAQFGQADGEELGQAPLKLTFSTNERFFWL; encoded by the coding sequence ATGATTGACTTACACTTGCACCTTATTTTAAATAAAAAAGCCGGAAGTGGGAACGGTCTAAAAATTTCGAAAAAAATTACCACACGATTAAAACAATTAAATATCATATATCACACTTATACAACTGACTATCAAGGTCATGCGATGGCTATTACCAAAAAACTCTTAACTGACACCTTACTTCCTTGGAAGAATGAATCCAGTGATAAAACAACTCCTTTTCCCTTACTAGTCGTTGTGGGAGGTGACGGGACTTTACACGAAGTCATCAATGCCCTAGCAAATAATTTTGATATCCCTCTTGGCTATATCCCGGCAGGTTCTGGCAATGATTTTGCTCGAGGTGTCAACTTAAGCCAAGAGCCATTAACAGCTCTTAATCACTTATTAACCTGTGAAAAACCACAACGCTTTAATCTCTTACACTATCACAATCATCTTACAAACCAAGAGCGATGGGTTAATAATAATGTCGGAATTGGGATTGATGCTGCAATCGTTTCACAAGCAAATCACTCGAGATTAAAAAAATTATTGAATATGTGCCACTTAGGGTCAATGAGTTATTTGTTGGCTGCTAGCTCTGTCATTTTCAAACAAAAAGGCTTTCCTCTTACTGTTGAGTTTGATGGTAAAAAAATCGACTATCCAAACGCTTTACTTTGTACAACAACTAATCATCCTTATTTTGGAGGTGGGCTTGCCTTAGATCCACTAGCAAATCCCCAAGAGGCAAATATGTCTTTAATCGTTGTCGATTATCAACCACCCTATCGTTTAATCGGTCTAGCTGTTAAACTCTTAAGACAGACTCATTTTACATCACCTAACGTTCATCATTATCGAATGACCGAATTAAAGCTAAGTTCGTCAACAGCTCAATTTGGTCAAGCAGATGGTGAAGAACTAGGTCAGGCACCACTAAAACTGACCTTCTCCACAAATGAGCGGTTCTTTTGGTTGTAA
- a CDS encoding QueT transporter family protein: MATSKKTKVLVLNGIIAAMYVALSLVSPFSQGIIQFRISESLNHLVVFNKKLMWGVVGGVVLYNLLFSELVWLDVLFGGGQTFLALGLTALLTRYVPNVKIRLAMNTLFFTISMVLIAWMIVITTEVPIPFWATYGSLALSELIIMTLSAPIMYYVNKKIDFSK; encoded by the coding sequence ATGGCGACAAGTAAAAAAACAAAGGTATTAGTTTTGAACGGTATTATCGCAGCAATGTATGTTGCGCTGTCACTAGTATCACCCTTTTCACAAGGGATTATTCAGTTTAGGATATCAGAAAGTTTAAACCATTTAGTTGTATTTAATAAGAAACTAATGTGGGGAGTTGTAGGAGGGGTAGTCCTTTACAATTTATTATTCTCAGAATTAGTGTGGTTAGATGTTTTATTTGGTGGTGGGCAAACTTTTCTTGCATTAGGTCTAACAGCACTATTAACACGTTACGTACCCAATGTTAAAATCCGTTTAGCTATGAACACCCTATTCTTTACTATTAGCATGGTATTGATTGCTTGGATGATTGTGATTACAACAGAAGTCCCTATTCCATTTTGGGCAACCTATGGTAGTCTAGCTTTAAGTGAGTTGATTATTATGACCCTATCAGCACCAATAATGTATTACGTTAATAAAAAAATTGATTTTTCTAAATAA
- the argS gene encoding arginine--tRNA ligase, with product MNERTVVAQALSQALSDYLTLEEILNLLENPKTTQHGDVAFPVFSLAKVLRKAPQAIAADLVADIPDEAFEKVEVVGPYINFFLDKGQVSHATLTEIAEKGSDFGKNNTGQNQQVPIDMSSPNIAKPMSMGHLRSTVIGNSLAEIMNKNGYQSIRINHLGDWGTQFGKLMVAYKKWGSEEAVKKAPIQELLRLYVKFHEDAETDATLEVEGRAWFKKLEDGDEEATALWEWFRDESLKEFQHVYDLLKISFDSYNGEAFYNDKMQPVIDLLQEKNLLISSQGADIVDLEKYDLNPALIRKSDGATLYITRDLAAALYRKENYNFAQALYVVGNEQSGHFKQLKAVLNELGFEWANDIHHIPFGLITKDGKKLSTRKGKIVLLEEVLNEAIGLAKAQIEAKNPDLANKEEVAHQVGVGAVIFHDLKNDRLNNFDFSLEEVVRFEGETGPYVQYTHTRCASILRKANFEMEAGANYSLNDPESWEVIKLLQAFPATVARAGDKYEPSIIAKHAIQLAQAFNKYYAHVKILNEDSDLSSRLALVHAVKIVLKEDLRLLGLEAPEEM from the coding sequence ATGAATGAAAGAACTGTTGTTGCACAAGCTCTTAGTCAAGCCTTATCTGACTATCTAACACTTGAAGAAATTTTGAACCTATTAGAAAACCCAAAAACGACGCAACATGGTGATGTTGCTTTTCCGGTTTTCTCTCTAGCTAAAGTCCTACGCAAAGCACCACAAGCAATCGCCGCTGATTTGGTAGCGGATATTCCAGATGAGGCTTTTGAAAAAGTTGAGGTAGTTGGACCTTACATCAACTTCTTCTTAGACAAAGGTCAAGTTAGCCATGCGACATTAACTGAAATCGCTGAAAAAGGGTCTGATTTCGGTAAAAATAATACTGGACAAAACCAACAAGTCCCAATCGATATGTCATCACCTAACATTGCGAAACCAATGTCAATGGGTCATTTACGTTCAACTGTTATTGGAAACTCTTTAGCAGAGATCATGAACAAAAATGGCTACCAATCAATTCGCATCAATCACTTAGGGGATTGGGGAACACAATTTGGTAAATTAATGGTCGCTTATAAAAAATGGGGTTCTGAAGAAGCCGTTAAAAAAGCACCGATTCAAGAATTATTACGTTTATACGTTAAATTCCATGAAGATGCTGAAACTGATGCAACATTAGAAGTTGAAGGTCGTGCATGGTTCAAAAAACTAGAAGATGGCGATGAAGAAGCCACTGCTTTATGGGAATGGTTCCGTGACGAATCACTTAAAGAATTCCAACATGTTTATGATTTATTAAAAATTAGTTTTGATTCTTATAACGGTGAAGCATTCTATAATGATAAAATGCAACCTGTTATTGACTTATTACAAGAGAAAAACTTACTTATATCTAGCCAAGGTGCAGATATTGTAGATCTTGAAAAATATGACTTGAACCCTGCCCTAATCCGTAAATCTGATGGTGCTACTCTTTATATCACACGTGATTTGGCAGCAGCTTTATACCGTAAAGAAAACTACAACTTTGCTCAAGCTTTATATGTTGTAGGAAATGAACAATCTGGTCATTTCAAACAATTGAAAGCCGTTCTTAATGAATTAGGTTTTGAATGGGCAAACGATATTCACCACATTCCATTTGGTCTAATCACAAAAGATGGGAAAAAATTGTCAACACGTAAAGGTAAAATCGTCTTATTAGAAGAAGTTTTAAATGAGGCAATCGGCTTAGCTAAAGCTCAAATCGAAGCGAAAAATCCTGATTTAGCCAACAAAGAAGAAGTCGCTCACCAAGTAGGTGTTGGGGCAGTTATCTTCCACGATCTTAAGAACGATCGTCTAAATAACTTTGATTTCTCTTTAGAAGAAGTTGTTCGTTTTGAGGGTGAAACAGGACCTTACGTTCAATACACACACACACGTTGTGCCTCAATTTTACGCAAAGCTAACTTTGAAATGGAAGCCGGCGCTAACTATTCACTAAATGATCCTGAAAGTTGGGAAGTTATTAAGTTATTACAGGCTTTCCCTGCAACAGTTGCTCGTGCAGGCGATAAATACGAACCATCAATTATCGCTAAACATGCCATCCAACTAGCTCAAGCTTTCAATAAATATTATGCACATGTTAAAATCTTAAATGAAGATAGTGACCTATCTTCACGTTTGGCTTTAGTTCATGCCGTAAAAATTGTTTTAAAAGAAGATTTACGTCTATTAGGTTTAGAAGCACCTGAAGAGATGTAA
- the argR gene encoding arginine repressor, translating into MKKSNRQAIIKRIIQENEIETQDDLIQCLKAEGVQATQATISRDVRELGIVKGHTESGTVKYVLIDQGQNNTRERLQEVIEESVEKVSQVQFMVVIQTYLGAANILAAIIDDLEMPEVAGTLAGANTLSIITHSNEEAKIINDFILAYLK; encoded by the coding sequence ATGAAAAAAAGCAATCGACAAGCAATCATTAAAAGAATTATTCAAGAAAATGAAATTGAAACCCAAGATGATTTGATTCAATGTTTAAAAGCCGAAGGTGTTCAAGCTACCCAAGCAACTATTTCACGTGATGTTAGAGAATTAGGAATTGTTAAAGGTCATACCGAATCAGGGACTGTCAAATATGTTTTAATTGATCAAGGTCAAAATAATACTCGGGAGAGACTTCAAGAAGTAATCGAGGAGTCTGTGGAGAAAGTTAGTCAAGTCCAGTTTATGGTGGTTATTCAGACGTATTTAGGTGCAGCTAATATTTTAGCAGCAATTATTGATGATTTAGAGATGCCAGAAGTCGCTGGGACATTGGCTGGAGCTAACACGTTATCGATTATCACACATTCTAATGAGGAAGCTAAAATAATCAATGATTTTATTTTAGCTTACTTAAAATAA